A window of Selenomonas ruminantium subsp. lactilytica TAM6421 contains these coding sequences:
- a CDS encoding TMEM165/GDT1 family protein, whose protein sequence is MEAFWAAFLLIFFAEMGDKTQFLVMALAGRYDSRRVFVGMTLGIIVVHALAVLLGATIGSFLPAEKMAIAASILFICFGLWSLKGEDGDEEEECQTSRFGPVVTVALTFIIGEMGDKTQLAAVALAADYGSWLMVFAGAVAGMILADGMGLVAGNYLQKKVSTATMQKISAGLFILFGTLGLIQALF, encoded by the coding sequence ATGGAAGCCTTTTGGGCGGCGTTTTTGTTGATTTTTTTTGCCGAGATGGGGGATAAGACGCAGTTCCTCGTGATGGCGCTGGCTGGTCGGTATGACAGCCGCCGGGTGTTTGTTGGCATGACTTTGGGAATCATCGTGGTACATGCCTTGGCGGTGCTGCTAGGTGCAACTATCGGCAGCTTCCTGCCCGCGGAAAAAATGGCCATTGCAGCCTCAATCCTTTTTATCTGTTTTGGCCTTTGGTCGCTGAAGGGCGAGGATGGCGATGAGGAAGAAGAATGCCAGACCAGCCGTTTTGGCCCGGTGGTGACAGTGGCGCTGACCTTCATTATCGGCGAGATGGGGGATAAGACACAGCTCGCGGCAGTGGCCTTGGCGGCTGACTATGGCAGCTGGCTGATGGTTTTTGCCGGGGCTGTCGCGGGCATGATCCTGGCCGATGGCATGGGCCTGGTGGCAGGTAATTATCTGCAGAAAAAAGTCTCTACGGCCACCATGCAGAAGATTTCGGCAGGATTGTTCATTCTTTTTGGGACGTTAGGCCTGATTCAGGCGTTATTTTGA
- a CDS encoding alanine/glycine:cation symporter family protein, which translates to MYELIGSICAVFQNLADLVWGFPTNLEWYARLPVIGELPLVIILLVGTGIYFTLNLRFVQIKYFRYGLRTLINSQKSEQGISPLAAFLLSTAMRVGPGNILGVTGAVSTGGPGALFWMWISAFFGMATAFVESTLSQIYKDKQGDEYVGGLPCYGRKLLGGAAVVGGALSLLYIVYALLCIPAQGFNTISAMTAITQNITGMELAADSTLVWVFFLLLMGVTTFSIFGGLRRITKITDVLVPIMAVIYVAAVVIMVALNLDRLPWFFYVVVTEAFQPEPIFGGALGLALSQGIKRGLMSNEAGQGTLSMPAAVSHAKHPCDQGIIQAIGVFLDTMVICTLTGFVLIMGQAWLGNGAAAWMEMGRLEKFLFSCAQLLGGGVGYGLATLVISICFGIFAFTCLLGFLSFSEICARQISHNKMFIAVVRLVNLTVLAFGMVTNIAGFDLSALWNLSDFANIVMVCCNLPLLYLGFGQVKKAFANFEGQKEEFNSETFGTPVPVWDECSTASTLHMIKDAQS; encoded by the coding sequence ATGTATGAACTAATCGGCAGCATTTGTGCTGTCTTCCAGAATCTTGCCGATCTGGTCTGGGGATTCCCCACGAATCTGGAATGGTATGCCCGGCTCCCCGTTATTGGGGAATTACCGTTGGTCATTATCCTTTTGGTGGGTACAGGTATTTATTTCACCCTGAACCTGCGCTTTGTGCAAATCAAATATTTCCGTTATGGCCTGCGCACCCTGATAAATAGTCAAAAATCAGAGCAGGGCATCAGCCCTTTGGCCGCCTTTCTTCTCTCTACGGCCATGCGAGTGGGCCCCGGAAATATTCTGGGCGTAACGGGTGCAGTTTCCACAGGTGGTCCCGGTGCCTTGTTCTGGATGTGGATATCCGCGTTCTTTGGCATGGCGACCGCTTTTGTGGAATCAACACTCTCACAGATCTACAAGGACAAGCAAGGCGATGAATACGTCGGCGGCCTCCCCTGCTATGGGCGGAAACTTTTAGGCGGAGCGGCAGTTGTCGGCGGAGCTTTGAGCCTGCTGTATATCGTCTATGCCCTGCTCTGCATTCCGGCTCAGGGCTTCAATACCATATCGGCCATGACCGCCATCACGCAGAATATAACAGGCATGGAGCTGGCTGCTGACAGCACGCTTGTCTGGGTTTTCTTTCTGTTGCTGATGGGCGTGACCACCTTTTCTATCTTCGGCGGACTGCGCCGTATTACCAAAATCACAGATGTACTCGTGCCCATCATGGCCGTTATCTATGTGGCCGCAGTTGTGATTATGGTTGCCTTGAACCTTGATCGCCTGCCCTGGTTCTTCTATGTGGTCGTGACCGAAGCATTCCAGCCCGAGCCGATCTTCGGCGGTGCCTTAGGCCTTGCTCTCTCCCAGGGTATCAAACGCGGCCTCATGAGCAACGAAGCTGGACAAGGCACGCTTTCGATGCCTGCCGCAGTCTCTCATGCCAAACATCCCTGCGACCAGGGCATCATTCAGGCCATCGGCGTCTTCCTTGACACCATGGTTATCTGTACGCTGACAGGCTTCGTCCTCATCATGGGACAAGCATGGCTCGGCAATGGCGCTGCGGCTTGGATGGAAATGGGCCGTCTGGAAAAATTCCTGTTCTCCTGTGCACAGCTCTTAGGCGGTGGTGTTGGTTATGGGCTGGCTACGCTGGTTATCAGCATCTGCTTTGGCATCTTCGCCTTTACCTGCCTGCTGGGTTTCCTGTCCTTCTCGGAAATCTGCGCCCGGCAGATTTCCCATAACAAGATGTTCATTGCTGTTGTCCGTCTGGTAAATCTGACGGTACTGGCCTTCGGCATGGTCACCAACATTGCCGGCTTTGACCTCAGCGCCCTCTGGAACCTCAGTGACTTTGCCAACATCGTCATGGTCTGCTGCAACCTGCCGCTCCTCTATCTGGGTTTCGGCCAAGTAAAAAAGGCCTTCGCAAATTTCGAAGGCCAGAAGGAAGAATTCAATTCTGAAACATTTGGTACGCCCGTGCCAGTTTGGGACGAATGCAGCACAGCATCAACTTTGCACATGATAAAGGATGCCCAGAGTTAA
- a CDS encoding DAK2 domain-containing protein, with protein MTGNREVITGSDFKRMVSGAYSEFLLEYEEINRMQGAGSMPGTHVLRTMGAAIMPLKDAKDDSIGGLARRVASGALFGARGSAGVVLAQMFRGLGKGLLGKHNATSTEFGKAFQYGILYAQRVMPEEPERPIITLAKEVAKGAYHAVRANKPISEILETAIACGEKALEKIGEEDAGARIMFAFLQGCLKGLDGNFVSPAVSLSLGLEAQQAGLPDPRHDVVRPYCVRFSVKNVQVDMKELEAHLREFSSFALVERAATGVDVHLHTDHPGKVIEQAIGWGPLKGIHVTNMSEPHSLSAHDAVMKVALLAVAENKVQAKELQEQGVQILVTGSEAESPSVAELINAAHSDLAYAYVMVAWNRDFWQAFRQVKRLLGERIELVLCETKQQQAAAIKAFDANLTAVENAIVMREAAEEAK; from the coding sequence ATGACAGGAAATCGAGAAGTTATTACGGGCAGTGATTTTAAGCGCATGGTCTCTGGGGCCTACAGCGAATTCTTGCTGGAGTATGAGGAGATAAACCGGATGCAGGGGGCGGGCAGCATGCCTGGTACCCATGTGTTGCGGACCATGGGGGCGGCCATCATGCCGTTGAAGGATGCCAAGGACGACAGCATCGGCGGACTGGCCCGGCGGGTGGCTTCGGGAGCGCTCTTCGGCGCCCGGGGCAGTGCCGGTGTGGTGCTGGCGCAGATGTTCCGCGGTCTGGGCAAGGGGCTTCTGGGCAAGCATAATGCCACGTCCACGGAGTTCGGCAAGGCCTTTCAGTATGGCATTCTCTACGCGCAGCGGGTGATGCCTGAGGAGCCGGAGCGTCCCATCATCACTTTGGCCAAAGAGGTGGCAAAAGGTGCCTATCATGCCGTGCGGGCCAACAAGCCGATCTCCGAGATTCTGGAAACGGCTATTGCCTGCGGGGAAAAGGCGCTGGAAAAAATCGGCGAGGAAGATGCAGGGGCAAGGATCATGTTTGCGTTCCTGCAGGGCTGCCTGAAGGGGTTGGATGGCAATTTCGTTTCGCCGGCAGTCAGCCTGTCCCTGGGGCTGGAGGCACAGCAGGCCGGTCTGCCTGATCCCCGCCATGATGTGGTCCGTCCTTACTGCGTGCGTTTTTCGGTGAAAAATGTGCAGGTGGACATGAAGGAGCTGGAGGCGCATCTCAGGGAATTTTCTTCCTTTGCGCTGGTGGAGCGGGCGGCTACCGGTGTGGACGTACATCTGCATACGGATCATCCCGGCAAGGTCATCGAACAGGCCATTGGCTGGGGGCCCCTCAAGGGCATCCATGTCACGAATATGAGCGAACCGCACAGTCTGTCCGCCCATGATGCCGTGATGAAGGTAGCCCTGTTGGCGGTAGCGGAAAACAAGGTGCAGGCCAAGGAATTGCAGGAGCAGGGCGTGCAGATTCTCGTCACCGGCAGCGAGGCAGAAAGTCCCTCGGTGGCAGAACTCATCAACGCGGCCCATAGCGATCTGGCCTATGCCTATGTGATGGTGGCCTGGAACCGGGATTTCTGGCAGGCCTTCCGTCAGGTGAAACGGCTGCTGGGCGAGCGCATTGAACTGGTGCTCTGCGAAACGAAACAGCAGCAGGCTGCAGCGATCAAGGCTTTCGATGCCAACCTCACGGCGGTGGAGAATGCCATCGTCATGCGGGAGGCTGCGGAAGAGGCCAAATAA
- a CDS encoding cell division FtsA domain-containing protein — MPTIKKNTTDIQPTEKAPAPKKTTARTAKKPKPAEPPAEELRPEIVEAINVIKTPPPKAVKEHERIFALDIGTRSVIGIVAEEGDDENLHVIATDRLEHKTRAMLDGQIHDVPQVAAVVEKVKNALIEKTGPIKTAAVAAAGRALYTMTAEAEMEVNGLITAEQQRNLDFAGVQAAQAALAESHTVDDPTRYYCVGYSTIRYVLDDIQLKMLIGQRGKKAKAVVIATFLPRQVIDSMQSALHATNLEMRALTLEPIAAINVLIPPTMRHLNLVLVDIGAGTSDVAITKNGSVIAYGMVPLAGDEVTEAISQRFLLDFNIAERIKRQASVGEDVNFTDILGVEYNLSAAEVLDPVMPNIENLANAIAKQIFELNGDTPQAVMLVGGGSLTPGLAQFVADALGMPENRVAVRKPDAVNGIVDIPEELHYPDAVTPLGILKIASLNTLHFLSVYVNDEEYSLFNFRELTVSDALLNAGINMRKYNGHPGLGLMVNIGTEKKFFPGTLGTFAKIMLNEEEADLDTVIRDGARITVIPGENGTTPTVRLGDLVTAGQEYTIYINGREKHIRQKVTVNGKEAEADQLLADGDVIESREFKSLGEALLAAGYPPTGRKIHYTLNGRETTYSCTPEILLNDIPASISMPIHEGDHVEYMADEDPKLGDILNIKNSDTSVMIYYEGKEFAIPSANVELMVNGRTASPGTIIDDGCEVTYHTSERMVTTVSDALLAVNFQPPAATSRVNFTILVNGQPVDFVDPVKNGDTLEVKLTSRDVPITPSLSAPNAGTRIAPENSAASIPVTPAPASIHGVPTLSTINAADAAPMRHAEPSKHIPGLAEAIGQNTAPTEKPIRRSIADFIRRD; from the coding sequence ATGCCAACAATCAAGAAAAACACCACTGATATACAACCTACGGAAAAAGCCCCTGCGCCTAAGAAAACAACGGCCCGCACGGCTAAAAAGCCAAAGCCTGCCGAACCTCCCGCAGAAGAACTGCGGCCGGAAATTGTAGAGGCTATCAATGTTATTAAAACACCGCCACCCAAAGCTGTCAAGGAGCATGAGCGGATTTTTGCCCTGGACATCGGCACCCGCAGTGTCATCGGCATTGTGGCTGAAGAAGGCGATGACGAAAATCTCCATGTCATCGCCACGGACAGGTTGGAGCATAAGACGCGGGCCATGCTGGACGGTCAGATCCACGATGTGCCTCAGGTAGCCGCCGTGGTGGAAAAAGTCAAGAATGCCCTGATTGAAAAGACCGGCCCCATCAAGACCGCCGCTGTGGCCGCCGCCGGCCGTGCCCTCTACACCATGACCGCCGAAGCGGAGATGGAAGTCAACGGCCTGATCACCGCCGAACAGCAGCGCAACCTGGACTTTGCCGGGGTACAGGCCGCCCAGGCAGCTCTGGCCGAAAGCCATACCGTGGACGATCCCACCCGCTATTACTGCGTAGGCTACAGCACCATCCGCTACGTTTTGGACGACATCCAACTCAAGATGCTGATTGGCCAGCGGGGCAAGAAGGCCAAGGCCGTAGTCATCGCCACCTTCCTGCCCCGGCAGGTCATCGACTCCATGCAGTCAGCCCTCCATGCCACCAATCTGGAAATGCGGGCCCTGACCCTGGAGCCGATTGCCGCCATCAACGTGCTGATCCCGCCCACCATGCGCCATCTGAATCTGGTGCTGGTGGATATCGGCGCCGGCACCTCCGACGTGGCCATCACCAAGAACGGCTCCGTCATTGCCTATGGCATGGTGCCACTGGCCGGCGATGAAGTCACCGAAGCCATCAGCCAGCGCTTCCTGCTGGACTTCAACATTGCTGAACGCATCAAACGGCAGGCCTCCGTGGGCGAAGATGTAAACTTCACCGACATTTTGGGCGTGGAATACAATCTTTCCGCCGCCGAGGTTCTCGATCCGGTGATGCCCAATATCGAAAATTTGGCCAACGCCATTGCCAAACAGATCTTTGAACTCAACGGCGACACGCCCCAAGCTGTCATGCTGGTGGGCGGCGGCTCCCTTACCCCCGGTCTTGCCCAATTCGTGGCCGATGCCCTGGGCATGCCGGAAAACCGCGTAGCTGTGCGCAAACCCGACGCCGTCAATGGCATTGTGGATATCCCCGAAGAACTGCATTATCCCGATGCCGTAACCCCCTTGGGCATTTTGAAGATTGCTTCCCTGAACACCCTGCATTTCCTCTCCGTCTACGTCAATGACGAGGAATACAGCCTGTTCAACTTCCGGGAACTCACCGTGTCCGATGCCTTGCTGAACGCCGGCATCAATATGCGCAAATACAATGGCCATCCGGGACTGGGCCTGATGGTCAATATCGGCACCGAGAAAAAATTCTTCCCGGGCACTTTGGGCACCTTTGCCAAGATCATGCTGAATGAGGAAGAGGCTGATCTCGATACGGTGATCCGCGACGGCGCCCGCATCACCGTGATCCCCGGGGAAAACGGCACCACTCCGACGGTACGGCTGGGCGACCTCGTGACCGCCGGACAGGAATACACCATCTACATCAACGGCCGGGAAAAACATATCCGCCAGAAAGTCACCGTCAACGGCAAAGAGGCCGAAGCTGACCAGCTGCTGGCCGACGGCGATGTGATTGAAAGCCGGGAATTCAAGAGCCTGGGCGAAGCCCTGCTGGCCGCCGGCTACCCGCCCACCGGCCGCAAGATCCACTATACCCTGAACGGCAGAGAAACCACTTACAGCTGTACGCCAGAAATCCTCCTCAACGATATTCCCGCCAGCATTTCCATGCCCATCCATGAGGGGGATCATGTGGAATACATGGCCGACGAAGATCCGAAGCTCGGTGACATCCTGAATATCAAAAACTCCGATACCTCCGTGATGATCTACTACGAAGGCAAGGAATTCGCCATTCCCTCAGCCAATGTGGAACTCATGGTCAATGGCCGTACTGCCAGCCCCGGCACCATCATCGACGATGGCTGCGAAGTTACTTACCATACTTCGGAACGCATGGTGACTACGGTCAGCGATGCCCTTTTGGCCGTCAACTTCCAGCCCCCCGCTGCCACCAGCCGGGTGAACTTCACCATCCTGGTCAATGGACAGCCCGTCGACTTTGTCGATCCGGTCAAGAACGGCGATACGCTGGAAGTGAAACTGACCAGCCGGGATGTGCCTATTACACCATCCCTGTCCGCCCCCAACGCAGGCACAAGGATTGCGCCGGAAAATAGCGCCGCCTCCATCCCCGTAACGCCTGCCCCCGCTTCCATTCACGGCGTCCCCACCCTTTCCACCATCAATGCCGCCGATGCGGCGCCCATGCGCCACGCCGAGCCCAGTAAACACATCCCGGGGCTTGCCGAAGCCATTGGTCAGAATACGGCACCAACGGAAAAGCCCATCCGCCGCTCCATTGCCGATTTCATCCGCCGTGATTAA
- the hcp gene encoding hydroxylamine reductase, producing MEMKMFCYQCQETAGCKGCTQMGVCGKKPEVAAMQDLLIYVTKGLSAVTTRLRAEGKKVSPQVNYLITINLFITITNANFDQEAIGARVSQTLQTKQELLAQLADRENLPAAALWHDTEDGFAAKAAKVGVLATENEDIRSLRELITYGLKGLAAYQKHANVLGYENEAIDAFLQSALAKLLDDSLTADELTALTLETGKWGVDGMALLDKANTETYGNPELTKVDLGVRNNPGILISGHDFKDLEMLLEQTQGTGVDVYTHGEMLPAHYYPKFKKYDNFVGNYGNAWWKQKEEFEAFNGPILMTTNCVVPPKSSYQERLFTTGATGVPGCQHIEAKADGTKDFSVIIELAKKCAAPTELEQGQIVGGFAHEQVFAVADKVVEAVKSGAIRKFVVMAGCDGRMKSRDYYAEFAKALPQDTVILTAGCAKYKYIKLDLGDIGGIPRVLDAGQCNDSYSLALIALKLKEVFGLADVNELPIAYNIAWYEQKAVIVLLALLHLGVKNIHLGPTLPAFLSPHVAKVLVETFGIGTISTVEEDIKKMIG from the coding sequence ATGGAAATGAAGATGTTTTGCTATCAGTGTCAGGAAACTGCTGGCTGCAAGGGCTGCACCCAGATGGGTGTCTGCGGCAAGAAGCCGGAAGTGGCGGCTATGCAGGATCTGCTGATCTATGTGACCAAGGGGCTGTCGGCGGTTACCACCCGTCTGCGGGCTGAGGGGAAGAAGGTCAGCCCACAGGTGAATTATCTGATTACTATCAATCTGTTCATCACCATCACCAATGCCAATTTTGATCAGGAGGCCATTGGTGCGCGGGTGTCCCAGACCTTACAGACGAAGCAGGAGCTTTTGGCACAGCTGGCTGACCGGGAAAATCTGCCGGCTGCAGCTCTGTGGCATGATACGGAGGATGGCTTTGCGGCCAAGGCCGCTAAAGTTGGCGTGCTTGCTACCGAGAATGAGGATATCCGCAGCCTGCGTGAACTGATCACCTATGGGCTGAAAGGTCTGGCGGCTTATCAGAAGCATGCCAATGTGCTGGGTTATGAGAATGAGGCCATTGATGCCTTCCTGCAGTCGGCTCTGGCCAAGCTGCTGGATGACAGCCTGACGGCGGATGAGCTTACGGCCCTGACGTTGGAGACAGGCAAGTGGGGCGTAGATGGCATGGCCCTGCTGGATAAGGCCAATACGGAGACTTATGGCAATCCGGAACTCACCAAGGTAGATTTGGGCGTACGCAATAATCCGGGCATCCTGATTTCTGGCCATGATTTCAAGGATCTGGAAATGCTGTTGGAACAGACTCAGGGCACGGGGGTGGATGTATATACCCATGGTGAGATGCTGCCGGCCCATTACTATCCAAAGTTCAAGAAGTACGATAATTTCGTGGGCAATTATGGCAATGCCTGGTGGAAGCAAAAGGAAGAATTCGAGGCTTTCAATGGCCCGATTCTCATGACCACCAACTGTGTGGTACCGCCGAAGTCCAGCTATCAGGAGCGCCTTTTCACCACAGGCGCTACGGGAGTGCCTGGCTGCCAGCATATCGAGGCCAAGGCTGATGGCACGAAGGATTTCTCGGTCATCATTGAGCTGGCGAAGAAGTGCGCGGCACCGACGGAACTGGAGCAGGGGCAGATTGTAGGCGGTTTTGCCCATGAGCAGGTCTTTGCTGTGGCGGATAAGGTTGTGGAAGCGGTCAAGAGCGGCGCCATCAGGAAGTTCGTGGTGATGGCTGGCTGCGATGGCCGCATGAAGAGCCGCGATTATTATGCGGAATTTGCCAAGGCTCTGCCTCAGGATACTGTGATCCTCACGGCCGGCTGCGCTAAGTACAAGTACATCAAGCTGGATCTGGGGGATATCGGCGGCATTCCCCGGGTGTTGGATGCCGGCCAGTGCAATGACTCCTACAGCCTGGCCCTGATTGCCCTGAAACTCAAGGAAGTCTTTGGCCTGGCTGATGTGAATGAGCTGCCCATTGCCTACAATATTGCCTGGTATGAGCAGAAGGCCGTAATCGTGCTGCTGGCCCTGCTGCACCTCGGCGTGAAGAACATCCATCTGGGGCCGACGCTGCCCGCATTCCTCTCTCCGCATGTGGCGAAGGTGCTGGTGGAGACCTTCGGTATCGGCACGATTTCCACGGTGGAAGAAGATATCAAAAAGATGATAGGCTGA